The following proteins are encoded in a genomic region of Sebastes fasciatus isolate fSebFas1 chromosome 12, fSebFas1.pri, whole genome shotgun sequence:
- the LOC141778321 gene encoding E3 ubiquitin-protein ligase rnf146-like, which translates to MASCGEVDHSVSSLPSSKKGGNSGGGSGNSAESSCSGSSNSSPALPVPECAICLQSCVHPVQLPCHHVFCFLCVKGASWQSKRCALCRQEVPDDFLERPTLLSPEELKASAGGRGGAASDHAWYYEGRNGWWQYDERTSRELEDAFSKGKKTAEMLIAGFLYVADLENMVQYRRNEHGRRRKMKRDVLDIPKKGVAGLRFDTEGVTGVVTGVVTGVVTGAVTGAVTGAIGAAGRENSADGADTTVAGVQQQLAGVQQQVTGVQQQVTGIPSTVTAPPATARPPTSLSGQPGSSSSTPTLEDALSQLQISPRPTPPHERSEAGEGEEGDEEEEASPSRSSDPHTSVDESGSGDWSDDEEEEDEEEEGGDGERVEPWEDRPRRQRLNPEDRSPPGAESASPPSSSSSSGRSRMPDGQCTVTEV; encoded by the coding sequence ATGGCTAGTTGTGGGGAGGTCGACCACTCCGTTAGCTCACTTCCATCCAGTAAGAAAGGCGGCAACAGCGGTGGCGGAAGCGGGAACAGTGCAGAATCATCCTGCTCCGGCTCCAGCAACTCATCCCCGGCCCTGCCGGTACCGGAGTGTGCCATCTGTCTGCAGAGCTGCGTCCACCCGGTCCAACTGCCATGCCATCACGTCTTCTGCTTCCTGTGTGTGAAGGGAGCATCCTGGCAGAGCAAACGCTGCGCTCTCTGCAGACAGGAAGTACCGGACGACTTCCTGGAAAGGCCCACGCTTCTCTCTCCGGAGGAGCTCAAAGCGTCGGCGGGAGGTCGGGGCGGGGCGGCGAGTGATCACGCCTGGTATTACGAGGGCCGTAACGGTTGGTGGCAGTATGATGAGCGAACCAGCCGCGAGCTGGAGGACGCTTTCTCCAAGGGCAAGAAAACGGCTGAAATGCTGATTGCTGGTTTTTTGTATGTAGCTGACTTGGAGAACATGGTGCAGTACCGGCGTAACGAGCACGGCCGTAGACGCAAGATGAAGAGGGACGTTTTGGATATCCCCAAGAAGGGAGTGGCGGGACTGCGATTTGACACAGAGGGTGTTACTGGGGTCGTTACTGGGGTCGTTACTGGGGTCGTTACTGGGGCAGTTACTGGGGCAGTTACTGGGGCCATTGGGGCGGCCGGTCGAGAAAACTCTGCTGATGGGGCTGATACCACAGTAGCAGGTGTACAGCAGCAGCTTGCAGGTGTACAGCAGCAGGTGACAGgtgtacagcagcaggttaCAGGTATCCCCTCTACTGTTACAGCCCCTCCAGCCACTGCCAGACCTCCCACCTCCCTCAGTGGTCagcctggcagcagcagcagcacccccACTCTGGAGGATGCTCTCTCCCAGCTGCAAATCAGCCCCAGGCCCACACCTCCTCACGAGCGGTCTGAGGCtggggaaggagaggaaggagacgaggaagaggaggcctcGCCCTCCAGGTCGTCTGACCCTCACACCTCTGTGGACGAGTCCGGCTCTGGAGACTGGAGCGacgatgaggaagaggaggatgaagaagaggaggggggagatGGAGAGCGCGTGGAGCCCTGGGAGGACAGGCCACGGAGGCAAAGACtgaatccagaggacagatccCCGCCTGGCGCAGAGTCcgcctctcctccttcttcatCCAGTAGCAGCGGAAGGTCCAGAATGCCTGACGGCCAGTGTACAGTGACTGAAGTGTGA
- the echdc1 gene encoding ethylmalonyl-CoA decarboxylase isoform X3, translating to MTARLLQRRSSGCVYSSVDGFNQEEIREKLQAFPGGSIDLLKQESGIAVMTINYPSRMNAFSGGMMVDLEERVSQLESWTDGKGLIVHGAAGTFCSGSDLNAVRAISNPQDGMKMCMFMQNALTRLLRLPLISVALVEGRALGGGAELTTACDFRLMASGSVIQFVHKHMGLVPGWGGAARLVRIVGSQNALKLLGGALKVDPELGQQIGLADGVLEVPQAEEGGGIVLQRAEDWLRRYTTGPAPVIQAVKKVTLSGRELPLSEALRTERDVFGTVWGGPANLQALTSKPKHR from the exons ATGACTGCAAG GCTGCTGCAGAGACGGAGCAGTGGTTGTGTTTACTCCAGCGTCGATGGCTTCAACCAGGAGGAGATCAGAGAGAAGCTACAGGCCTTTCCTGGAGGCTCCATCGACCTCCTCAAACAGGAGTCAGGCATCGCCGTGATGACCATCAACTACCCCTCCCGCATGAACGCCTTCTCCG GCGGTATGATGGTGGATCTGGAGGAGAGGGTGAGCCAGCTGGAGAGCTGGACGGACGGTAAAGGCCTCATCGTTCACGGTGCTGCTGGAACATTCTGCTCTGGATCGGATCTCAACGCCGTCAGGGCGATCTCTAACCCACAG GACGGGATGAAGATGTGTATGTTCATGCAGAATGCTCTTACCAGACTACTCAG GCTGCCTCTGATCTCTGTTGCTCTGGTGGAGGGGAGAGCGCTGGGAGGAGGCGCTGAACTCACCACCGCCTGCGACTTCAG GTTAATGGCATCTGGCAGTGTGATCCAGTTTGTCCATAAACACATGGGCCTGGTCCCAGGCTGGGGCGGCGCCGCTCGACTCGTCCGCATCGTCGGAAGCCAGAATGCACTGAAGCTGCTCGGAGGTGCTCTAAAGGTGGACCCCGAACTCGGCCAGCAGATTGGACTGGCAGATGGAGTCCTGGAGGTCCCCCAGGcggaggagggtggagggatTGTCCTGCAGCGGGCTGAAGACTGGCTCCGTCGCTACACGACAGGACCGGCCCCGGTGATCCAGGCTGTGAAGAAGGTAACGTTGTCAGGGAGAGAGCTCCCTCTGTCCGAGGCTCTGAGGACTGAGAGGGATGTGTTTGGGACGGTGTGGGGCGGTCCGGCTAACCTGCAGGCTCTGACCAGTAAACCCAAACACAGATGA
- the echdc1 gene encoding ethylmalonyl-CoA decarboxylase isoform X1 — protein MTARMVLCAVRRQLLRSSSCGSWVRLLQRRSSGCVYSSVDGFNQEEIREKLQAFPGGSIDLLKQESGIAVMTINYPSRMNAFSGGMMVDLEERVSQLESWTDGKGLIVHGAAGTFCSGSDLNAVRAISNPQDGMKMCMFMQNALTRLLRLPLISVALVEGRALGGGAELTTACDFRLMASGSVIQFVHKHMGLVPGWGGAARLVRIVGSQNALKLLGGALKVDPELGQQIGLADGVLEVPQAEEGGGIVLQRAEDWLRRYTTGPAPVIQAVKKVTLSGRELPLSEALRTERDVFGTVWGGPANLQALTSKPKHR, from the exons ATGACTGCAAG GATGGTTCTGTGTGCAGTGAGGCGACAGCTCctgaggagcagcagctgtggATCCTGGGTCAG GCTGCTGCAGAGACGGAGCAGTGGTTGTGTTTACTCCAGCGTCGATGGCTTCAACCAGGAGGAGATCAGAGAGAAGCTACAGGCCTTTCCTGGAGGCTCCATCGACCTCCTCAAACAGGAGTCAGGCATCGCCGTGATGACCATCAACTACCCCTCCCGCATGAACGCCTTCTCCG GCGGTATGATGGTGGATCTGGAGGAGAGGGTGAGCCAGCTGGAGAGCTGGACGGACGGTAAAGGCCTCATCGTTCACGGTGCTGCTGGAACATTCTGCTCTGGATCGGATCTCAACGCCGTCAGGGCGATCTCTAACCCACAG GACGGGATGAAGATGTGTATGTTCATGCAGAATGCTCTTACCAGACTACTCAG GCTGCCTCTGATCTCTGTTGCTCTGGTGGAGGGGAGAGCGCTGGGAGGAGGCGCTGAACTCACCACCGCCTGCGACTTCAG GTTAATGGCATCTGGCAGTGTGATCCAGTTTGTCCATAAACACATGGGCCTGGTCCCAGGCTGGGGCGGCGCCGCTCGACTCGTCCGCATCGTCGGAAGCCAGAATGCACTGAAGCTGCTCGGAGGTGCTCTAAAGGTGGACCCCGAACTCGGCCAGCAGATTGGACTGGCAGATGGAGTCCTGGAGGTCCCCCAGGcggaggagggtggagggatTGTCCTGCAGCGGGCTGAAGACTGGCTCCGTCGCTACACGACAGGACCGGCCCCGGTGATCCAGGCTGTGAAGAAGGTAACGTTGTCAGGGAGAGAGCTCCCTCTGTCCGAGGCTCTGAGGACTGAGAGGGATGTGTTTGGGACGGTGTGGGGCGGTCCGGCTAACCTGCAGGCTCTGACCAGTAAACCCAAACACAGATGA
- the mdh2 gene encoding malate dehydrogenase, mitochondrial — protein sequence MFVRTVRPAVSLSRSLSSSSRCPARVAVLGASGGIGQPLSLLLKNSPLVSQLSLYDINHTPGVAADLSHIETRATVTGHMGPDQLDAALQGCDVVVIPAGVPRKPGMTRDDLFNTNATIVATLADACARNCPEAIICIIANPVNSTIPITSEVMKKHGVYNPNKVFGVTTLDIVRANAFVAELKGLDPARVNVPVIGGHAGKTIIPLISHCTPKVEFPADQLAALTGRIQEAGTEVVKAKAGAGSATLSMAYAGARFTFSVLDAMNGKEGVVECSYVRSEETECKYFSTPILLGKNGIEKNLGIGKLTAFEEKLVADAIGELKGSIKKGEDFVANMK from the coding sequence ATGTTTGTCCGCACCGTGAGACCCGCAGTGAGTCTGTCCCGCAGCCTGTCCTCGTCCTCCCGCTGCCCGGCCCGGGTGGCGGTTCTGGGAGCGTCTGGAGGAATCGGccagcctctctctctgctgctgaagAACAGTCCTCTGGTCAGCCAGCTGTCTCTCTACGACATCAACCACACTCCCGGTGTAGCAGCAGACCTCAGCCACATCGAGACCAGAGCCACGGTGACCGGCCACATGGGCCCGGACCAGCTGGACGCGGCTCTGCAGGGCTGTGACGTGGTGGTGATCCCAGCAGGGGTCCCGAGGAAACCAGGTATGACCCGGGATGACCTCTTCAACACCAACGCCACCATCGTGGCCACCCTGGCTGACGCATGCGCACGCAACTGCCCGGAAGCCATCATCTGCATCATCGCCAACCCGGTGAACTCCACCATCCCCATCACCTCAGAGGTCATGAAGAAGCACGGCGTCTACAACCCCAACAAGGTGTTCGGGGTCACCACGCTGGACATCGTGAGAGCCAACGCCTTCGTGGCCGAGCTGAAGGGTCTGGACCCGGCTCGGGTCAACGTGCCGGTGATTGGAGGTCACGCCGGGAAGACCATCATCCCTCTGATCTCCCACTGCACCCCTAAAGTAGAGTTCCCCGCCGACCAGCTGGCCGCGCTGACTGGACGCATCCAGGAGGCCGGCACCGAGGTGGTGAAGGCCAAAGCCGGAGCCGGGTCCGCCACGCTCTCCATGGCCTACGCCGGCGCCCGCTTCACCTTCTCCGTCCTGGACGCCATGAACGGAAAGGAAGGCGTGGTGGAGTGCAGCTACGTGAGATCCGAGGAGACCGAGTGCAAGTACTTCTCCACGCCGATCCTGCTCGGGAAGAACGGCATCGAGAAGAACCTCGGGATCGGCAAGCTGACCGCCTTCGAGGAGAAGCTGGTCGCCGACGCCATTGGCGAGCTGAAGGGCTCCATCAAGAAGGGCGAGGACTTTGTGGCCAACATGAAGTGA
- the echdc1 gene encoding ethylmalonyl-CoA decarboxylase isoform X2: MVLCAVRRQLLRSSSCGSWVRLLQRRSSGCVYSSVDGFNQEEIREKLQAFPGGSIDLLKQESGIAVMTINYPSRMNAFSGGMMVDLEERVSQLESWTDGKGLIVHGAAGTFCSGSDLNAVRAISNPQDGMKMCMFMQNALTRLLRLPLISVALVEGRALGGGAELTTACDFRLMASGSVIQFVHKHMGLVPGWGGAARLVRIVGSQNALKLLGGALKVDPELGQQIGLADGVLEVPQAEEGGGIVLQRAEDWLRRYTTGPAPVIQAVKKVTLSGRELPLSEALRTERDVFGTVWGGPANLQALTSKPKHR, translated from the exons ATGGTTCTGTGTGCAGTGAGGCGACAGCTCctgaggagcagcagctgtggATCCTGGGTCAG GCTGCTGCAGAGACGGAGCAGTGGTTGTGTTTACTCCAGCGTCGATGGCTTCAACCAGGAGGAGATCAGAGAGAAGCTACAGGCCTTTCCTGGAGGCTCCATCGACCTCCTCAAACAGGAGTCAGGCATCGCCGTGATGACCATCAACTACCCCTCCCGCATGAACGCCTTCTCCG GCGGTATGATGGTGGATCTGGAGGAGAGGGTGAGCCAGCTGGAGAGCTGGACGGACGGTAAAGGCCTCATCGTTCACGGTGCTGCTGGAACATTCTGCTCTGGATCGGATCTCAACGCCGTCAGGGCGATCTCTAACCCACAG GACGGGATGAAGATGTGTATGTTCATGCAGAATGCTCTTACCAGACTACTCAG GCTGCCTCTGATCTCTGTTGCTCTGGTGGAGGGGAGAGCGCTGGGAGGAGGCGCTGAACTCACCACCGCCTGCGACTTCAG GTTAATGGCATCTGGCAGTGTGATCCAGTTTGTCCATAAACACATGGGCCTGGTCCCAGGCTGGGGCGGCGCCGCTCGACTCGTCCGCATCGTCGGAAGCCAGAATGCACTGAAGCTGCTCGGAGGTGCTCTAAAGGTGGACCCCGAACTCGGCCAGCAGATTGGACTGGCAGATGGAGTCCTGGAGGTCCCCCAGGcggaggagggtggagggatTGTCCTGCAGCGGGCTGAAGACTGGCTCCGTCGCTACACGACAGGACCGGCCCCGGTGATCCAGGCTGTGAAGAAGGTAACGTTGTCAGGGAGAGAGCTCCCTCTGTCCGAGGCTCTGAGGACTGAGAGGGATGTGTTTGGGACGGTGTGGGGCGGTCCGGCTAACCTGCAGGCTCTGACCAGTAAACCCAAACACAGATGA
- the echdc1 gene encoding ethylmalonyl-CoA decarboxylase isoform X4, with product MTARMVLCAVRRQLLRSSSCGSWVRLLQRRSSGCVYSSVDGFNQEEIREKLQAFPGGSIDLLKQESGIAVMTINYPSRMNAFSGGMMVDLEERVSQLESWTDGKGLIVHGAAGTFCSGSDLNAVRAISNPQDGMKMCMFMQNALTRLLRLPLISVALVEGRALGGGAELTTACDFRLMASGSVIQFVHKHMGLVPGWGGAARLVRIVGSQNALKLLGGALKVDPELGQQIGLADGVLEVPQAEEGGGIVLQRAEDWLRRYTTGPAPVIQAVKKRTLVSQREEEL from the exons ATGACTGCAAG GATGGTTCTGTGTGCAGTGAGGCGACAGCTCctgaggagcagcagctgtggATCCTGGGTCAG GCTGCTGCAGAGACGGAGCAGTGGTTGTGTTTACTCCAGCGTCGATGGCTTCAACCAGGAGGAGATCAGAGAGAAGCTACAGGCCTTTCCTGGAGGCTCCATCGACCTCCTCAAACAGGAGTCAGGCATCGCCGTGATGACCATCAACTACCCCTCCCGCATGAACGCCTTCTCCG GCGGTATGATGGTGGATCTGGAGGAGAGGGTGAGCCAGCTGGAGAGCTGGACGGACGGTAAAGGCCTCATCGTTCACGGTGCTGCTGGAACATTCTGCTCTGGATCGGATCTCAACGCCGTCAGGGCGATCTCTAACCCACAG GACGGGATGAAGATGTGTATGTTCATGCAGAATGCTCTTACCAGACTACTCAG GCTGCCTCTGATCTCTGTTGCTCTGGTGGAGGGGAGAGCGCTGGGAGGAGGCGCTGAACTCACCACCGCCTGCGACTTCAG GTTAATGGCATCTGGCAGTGTGATCCAGTTTGTCCATAAACACATGGGCCTGGTCCCAGGCTGGGGCGGCGCCGCTCGACTCGTCCGCATCGTCGGAAGCCAGAATGCACTGAAGCTGCTCGGAGGTGCTCTAAAGGTGGACCCCGAACTCGGCCAGCAGATTGGACTGGCAGATGGAGTCCTGGAGGTCCCCCAGGcggaggagggtggagggatTGTCCTGCAGCGGGCTGAAGACTGGCTCCGTCGCTACACGACAGGACCGGCCCCGGTGATCCAGGCTGTGAAGAAG AGGACGTTGGTGtcacagagagaagaggagctttaA